One window of Candidatus Mycobacterium wuenschmannii genomic DNA carries:
- a CDS encoding osmoprotectant NAGGN system M42 family peptidase translates to MGKTAAMPKSDRAWMIDTLLALLQTPSPSGRTDAVMQLIGDIFNDFGVPFSLTRRGALIAELPGKSETTDRALVVHADTIGCMVRALKDNGRLELIPVGTFSARFATGARVRIFSDDPEEFITGTVMPLKASGHAFGDEIDTQPTDWEHVEVRIDRKVSSRKDLVKLGIQVGDFVGLITSPELAADGFIVSRHLDGKAGVAVALTLARNFAEEKIVLPHRTTIMVTITEEVGHGASDGLPSDVAELVSVDNAVCAPGQHSIEDGVTIPMADLHGPFDYHLTRKLCRLAEEHKIPYARDVFRYYRSDAAAAIEAGAGTRAALVGFGLDGSHGWERTHIESLEATYNLLHAWLQTPLTFAKWDAHPSGKLSDFPSSKQPAPSEQWVPLSRGEHSDPGDVSPGTHWPPSDVP, encoded by the coding sequence GTGGGCAAAACCGCGGCCATGCCCAAGTCCGACCGCGCGTGGATGATCGACACGCTGCTGGCCCTGCTGCAGACCCCGAGCCCATCCGGACGCACCGACGCCGTGATGCAGCTGATCGGCGACATCTTCAACGACTTCGGCGTGCCGTTCTCGTTGACCCGCCGCGGCGCGCTCATCGCCGAGCTCCCCGGAAAATCCGAGACCACCGACCGCGCCCTGGTCGTGCACGCCGACACCATCGGCTGCATGGTCCGGGCGTTGAAAGACAACGGCCGCCTCGAGCTGATCCCCGTCGGCACGTTCTCGGCCCGGTTCGCCACCGGGGCGCGGGTGCGCATCTTCAGCGACGACCCCGAGGAGTTCATCACCGGCACGGTCATGCCGCTCAAGGCCAGCGGTCACGCCTTCGGCGACGAGATCGACACCCAGCCGACCGACTGGGAGCACGTCGAGGTCCGCATCGACCGCAAGGTGTCCAGCCGCAAGGACCTCGTCAAGCTCGGCATCCAGGTGGGCGATTTCGTCGGTCTGATCACCAGTCCGGAACTGGCCGCCGACGGCTTCATCGTTTCGCGTCATCTTGATGGAAAGGCCGGAGTCGCAGTCGCGCTGACGCTGGCGCGCAATTTCGCCGAAGAGAAGATCGTGCTGCCACACCGCACCACGATCATGGTCACGATCACCGAGGAGGTCGGCCACGGCGCCAGCGACGGTCTGCCGTCCGACGTCGCGGAGTTGGTGTCGGTCGACAACGCGGTGTGCGCGCCGGGACAGCATTCGATCGAAGACGGCGTCACCATCCCGATGGCCGACCTGCACGGTCCGTTCGACTACCACCTGACCCGCAAGCTGTGCCGCCTCGCCGAAGAACACAAGATTCCCTACGCGCGAGATGTGTTCCGCTACTACCGATCCGACGCCGCCGCGGCCATCGAGGCCGGCGCGGGCACCCGGGCCGCGCTGGTCGGCTTCGGACTGGACGGCAGCCACGGCTGGGAGCGCACCCACATCGAGTCGCTCGAGGCGACCTACAACCTGCTGCACGCGTGGCTGCAGACCCCGCTGACGTTCGCGAAATGGGATGCCCACCCATCGGGCAAGCTCAGCGACTTCCCGTCATCGAAGCAGCCCGCTCCGAGCGAACAGTGGGTGCCGTTGTCGCGGGGCGAGCATTCGGACCCGGGCGATGTGTCCCCGGGGACCCACTGGCCGCCGTCGG